In Acinetobacter piscicola, a single window of DNA contains:
- the recD gene encoding exodeoxyribonuclease V subunit alpha: MENSQNLENELPQWVSNWTNYLLQQYLNNEKLHEDSFKIISEILMTSLQGDSCLKRERQNVDNLTPLFIDENEIHDKNQQQQRVAPFVFDDEYLYLYRYWQLEKRLAQQVIRLKQQHIEQISTQDFDHLLSDLHQKNALNMVSQNAFNIITGGPGTGKTYTLARIIAVLHQALPNIRIAMAAPTGKAAQRMGEALQKSLSDPKLQGFGLSLDVFKPVTIHRLLGLGNQHMPRFHLTQPLPYDVIVVDEASMLDLNLATMLFEAVPENCRLILLGDANQLASVDVGSVLADLQRVPMLQDNRVNLVTTHRFKQDAAIGKFAHFIQQSHLVEHSQSQLLQDFEQHIVTQKPIQKIELSAQMRDVVQLEYLPEQIPHDLYRTYYQKLVLGFQDYFNSLKAYLEDIESPQQIEKVIQAFDQYRILTAVRHGGLGLKAINAEMENTLLSTIPQIYRQGDWYVGRPVMMDYNDYQLGLSNGDIGICFKHRQDLEQFEVYFPSLDKWIVASRLPKSIQTAFALTIHKSQGSEFQHTMVILDAAAQKTLSQELLYTAITRAKSVVSLLVEAGAFHQALTVATQRQSGLIKKIKNLY; encoded by the coding sequence GTGGAAAATAGTCAAAATTTAGAAAATGAATTACCTCAATGGGTTAGCAACTGGACAAATTATTTGTTACAACAGTATTTAAATAATGAGAAATTACATGAAGATTCATTTAAAATCATCAGTGAAATCTTAATGACTTCTTTACAAGGAGACAGTTGTCTAAAACGCGAGAGGCAAAATGTAGACAACCTCACACCACTATTTATAGATGAAAATGAAATTCATGATAAAAATCAGCAACAACAGCGTGTTGCACCTTTTGTATTTGATGATGAATATCTGTATTTGTACCGTTATTGGCAACTTGAAAAGCGTTTAGCGCAGCAAGTGATTCGCTTAAAACAGCAACATATTGAGCAGATTTCAACGCAAGATTTTGATCATTTATTGAGTGATTTACATCAAAAAAATGCGTTAAATATGGTTTCGCAAAATGCATTTAATATTATTACGGGTGGCCCGGGGACAGGTAAAACTTACACACTGGCACGTATTATTGCTGTTTTACATCAGGCCTTGCCCAATATTCGCATTGCAATGGCAGCCCCTACAGGAAAAGCGGCACAGCGTATGGGCGAAGCCTTACAAAAATCTTTGAGTGACCCAAAACTACAAGGGTTTGGGTTGAGTTTAGACGTGTTTAAGCCTGTCACCATTCATCGATTATTGGGGTTGGGCAATCAACATATGCCACGTTTTCATTTAACGCAGCCTTTACCTTATGATGTGATTGTGGTTGATGAAGCATCTATGTTGGATTTAAATCTCGCAACAATGCTCTTTGAAGCCGTACCTGAAAATTGTCGTTTGATTTTATTGGGAGATGCTAATCAATTAGCTTCTGTCGATGTTGGCTCAGTCTTGGCGGATTTACAACGTGTTCCGATGTTACAAGACAATCGGGTAAATTTAGTGACCACACACCGTTTTAAACAAGATGCAGCCATTGGAAAATTTGCGCATTTTATTCAACAAAGTCACCTTGTAGAACACTCTCAATCACAACTTTTACAAGATTTTGAGCAGCATATTGTGACTCAAAAGCCGATACAAAAAATTGAACTCAGCGCACAGATGCGTGATGTGGTGCAATTGGAATACTTACCTGAACAGATTCCCCATGATTTATATAGGACGTATTACCAAAAGTTAGTACTTGGTTTTCAAGATTATTTTAATAGTTTAAAGGCATATTTAGAGGATATTGAATCACCTCAACAAATAGAAAAAGTAATTCAAGCTTTTGATCAGTATCGCATTTTAACTGCAGTTCGCCATGGTGGTCTTGGTTTGAAAGCCATTAATGCTGAAATGGAAAATACCTTATTGTCTACCATTCCACAGATTTATAGACAAGGGGACTGGTATGTGGGCCGACCTGTGATGATGGATTACAATGATTATCAATTGGGCTTATCGAATGGTGATATTGGGATCTGCTTTAAACATCGTCAGGACCTGGAGCAGTTTGAAGTGTATTTCCCAAGTTTAGATAAATGGATTGTGGCTTCACGTTTACCAAAATCAATTCAAACAGCATTTGCTTTAACCATTCATAAATCACAAGGTTCTGAGTTTCAGCATACGATGGTCATTTTGGATGCCGCAGCACAAAAAACGTTAAGTCAAGAATTGCTTTATACCGCCATTACCCGTGCAAAATCAGTAGTCAGCTTATTAGTCGAGGCAGGTGCTTTTCATCAAGCATTAACTGTAGCAACACAAAGACAGAGTGGGTTGATTAAAAAAATTAAAAATTTGTATTAA
- a CDS encoding serine hydrolase domain-containing protein yields MKTFSTNTCYVPKDLGQIIQSKHEVSAELGGMTEKQVDKIWSSIESLYKTGNHPLISICLRRNGQVMLNRSIGYAQGSTAQGLAENAIIATPDTPICLFSASKMITAMLIHMLDETGEINLLDPISYYIPEYAQNGKRRATIFHLLSHRGGIPRVEAEVTPELLFDKEKILQQLYASKPISPAGAHLAYHAVTAGYILGELIERVTGQDIRQFLHEKIEKPMDMPFFNYGLKPEFRDQVALNSATGIHPKFGTDLYLNHVLGGGLELAVNVTNDHRFMDTVCPAGNIYTNAEQANRFFEMLLNGGQYRGKQIMSPRTVFRATLPTSTTTIDRTILAPMRYALGPMLGSNPVGIFGPHTGQAFGHLGFSNILCWADPERDISVSILNTGKSVVGTHLAALANVLFQVSTQCPKIRKEQRRGLFGTDATETDQV; encoded by the coding sequence GTGAAAACATTTTCAACCAACACCTGTTATGTACCCAAAGATTTAGGCCAAATTATACAGTCCAAACATGAGGTCTCAGCCGAACTCGGTGGTATGACCGAAAAGCAAGTCGATAAAATTTGGTCAAGTATTGAATCCCTTTATAAAACAGGTAATCACCCCTTGATCAGTATATGCCTTCGACGTAATGGACAAGTCATGCTCAATCGCAGCATTGGTTACGCACAAGGCAGCACAGCTCAAGGTTTGGCTGAAAATGCCATCATTGCCACACCAGACACACCAATCTGCCTATTTTCAGCATCGAAAATGATCACAGCAATGTTGATTCATATGTTAGATGAAACAGGTGAAATCAATTTACTTGATCCGATTAGTTACTATATTCCCGAATACGCTCAAAATGGCAAACGCCGTGCCACTATTTTTCACTTATTATCACATCGTGGTGGTATTCCTCGAGTAGAAGCCGAGGTCACTCCTGAGTTACTCTTTGATAAAGAAAAAATTTTACAACAGCTCTATGCATCGAAACCGATTTCACCAGCAGGTGCACACCTTGCTTATCATGCCGTGACCGCTGGCTATATTTTAGGTGAGCTGATTGAACGAGTAACAGGACAAGATATTCGACAATTTTTACATGAGAAAATTGAAAAACCGATGGATATGCCCTTTTTCAATTATGGCTTAAAACCAGAATTTCGTGATCAAGTTGCCCTCAATAGTGCAACAGGTATCCATCCAAAATTTGGAACTGACTTATATTTGAATCATGTTTTAGGTGGCGGTTTAGAATTAGCGGTGAATGTCACCAATGATCATCGTTTTATGGACACTGTTTGTCCTGCTGGCAATATTTATACCAATGCCGAGCAAGCCAATCGTTTTTTTGAAATGCTACTCAATGGCGGACAATATCGTGGTAAACAGATCATGAGCCCACGCACAGTTTTCCGTGCCACGCTACCGACATCCACGACAACCATTGATCGTACGATTTTAGCTCCCATGCGCTATGCACTCGGTCCTATGCTAGGCAGTAATCCTGTGGGAATTTTTGGGCCACATACTGGACAAGCATTTGGACACCTCGGTTTTTCAAATATCTTATGCTGGGCAGACCCTGAACGTGACATTAGTGTCAGTATTTTAAATACTGGCAAATCTGTGGTGGGTACTCATTTGGCGGCGCTTGCTAATGTACTGTTTCAAGTTTCTACACAATGCCCAAAAATTCGCAAAGAACAACGCCGTGGTTTGTTTGGGACAGATGCAACAGAAACGGATCAGGTCTAA
- the rpsO gene encoding 30S ribosomal protein S15 — translation MALTNADRAEIIAKFARAENDTGSPEVQVALLTAQINDLQGHFKDHKHDHHSRRGLIRMVNQRRKLLDYLKGKDTTRYSDLIAALGLRR, via the coding sequence ATGGCTTTAACAAACGCAGATCGCGCAGAAATCATTGCAAAATTCGCTCGTGCAGAAAATGACACTGGTTCACCTGAAGTACAAGTTGCTTTATTGACTGCTCAAATCAATGATTTACAAGGTCACTTCAAAGATCACAAACACGATCATCACAGCCGTCGTGGTTTGATCCGTATGGTTAACCAACGTCGTAAACTTCTTGACTACCTTAAAGGTAAAGATACTACACGTTACAGCGATTTGATTGCTGCTTTAGGTTTACGTCGTTAA
- the pnp gene encoding polyribonucleotide nucleotidyltransferase, translating to MFNIVRKEFQYGQYNVVLETGRVARQANTVVITMGGVTVLVAVVAQPTAKAGQDFFPLTVNYQEKQYAAGRIPGGYGKREGRASEAETLISRLIDRPIRPLFPEGYYNEIQVTATVVSSDKSMEADIAAMLGTSAALAIAGTPFRGPIGAARVGLINGEYVLNPNFEQQAQSDLDLVVAGTESAVLMVESEAKELSEDQMLGAVLFGHDEMQIAIQAIKEFAAAAGAKESDWVAPAKNEDLRAKLKESFEAKISEAYTIAVKQDRYAALDALHAEAVAQFVPENDETGIADELNELFEDLKYRTVRDNILSGKPRIDGRDTKTVRALDVQVGVLDRAHGSALFTRGETQALVTTTLGNTRDALMVDTLAGTKTDNFMLHYNFPAYSVGETGRESGPKRREIGHGRLARRGVQAVLPAADRFPYVIRIVSDITESNGSSSMASVCGASLSLMDAGVPLKAPVAGIAMGLVKEGERFAVLSDILGDEDHLGDMDFKVAGSANGITALQMDIKIEGITEEIMEVALNQAYAGRMHILNAMNQVISRARPEISMFAPTFQVININPDKIRDVIGKGGATIRQITEETKAAIDIEDNGTVRVFGESKAAAQAAIAKIQALTAEVEPGTIYTGKVIRIVEFGAFVNILPGTDGLLHISQISNERVANVSDVLAEGQEIKVQVADVDNRGRIKLTMKDIAQA from the coding sequence ATGTTTAATATCGTTCGTAAAGAATTTCAATATGGTCAGTACAATGTTGTACTTGAAACGGGTCGTGTTGCGCGTCAAGCAAATACTGTTGTCATTACTATGGGGGGCGTAACCGTTTTAGTTGCTGTTGTTGCTCAACCGACTGCAAAAGCAGGTCAAGACTTCTTCCCACTTACAGTAAACTACCAAGAAAAACAATATGCTGCGGGTCGTATCCCGGGCGGTTATGGTAAGCGTGAAGGTCGTGCTTCAGAAGCTGAAACTTTAATCTCTCGTTTGATTGACCGTCCAATTCGTCCATTGTTTCCAGAAGGTTACTATAACGAAATTCAAGTGACTGCAACTGTAGTGTCTTCTGACAAATCTATGGAAGCTGACATTGCTGCAATGTTAGGTACTTCTGCTGCACTTGCCATTGCAGGTACTCCTTTCCGTGGTCCAATTGGTGCGGCACGTGTTGGTTTAATCAACGGTGAATATGTTCTTAACCCGAACTTTGAACAACAAGCTCAATCTGATTTAGATTTAGTGGTTGCGGGTACTGAATCTGCAGTACTCATGGTTGAATCTGAAGCGAAAGAACTTTCAGAAGACCAAATGCTTGGCGCAGTACTTTTCGGTCATGACGAAATGCAAATCGCGATCCAAGCGATTAAAGAATTTGCAGCTGCTGCGGGTGCGAAAGAGTCTGACTGGGTTGCTCCAGCGAAAAACGAAGACCTTCGTGCGAAATTAAAAGAATCTTTTGAAGCGAAAATCTCAGAAGCCTACACCATTGCAGTGAAACAAGACCGTTATGCTGCACTTGATGCACTTCATGCTGAAGCAGTAGCTCAGTTCGTTCCAGAAAACGACGAAACTGGCATTGCAGATGAATTAAACGAATTATTCGAAGATCTTAAATATCGTACAGTACGTGACAATATCTTGTCTGGTAAGCCACGTATCGATGGTCGTGATACGAAAACTGTTCGTGCATTAGACGTACAAGTAGGCGTGTTAGATCGTGCACACGGTTCTGCATTATTTACTCGTGGTGAAACTCAAGCATTAGTGACAACGACATTAGGTAATACACGTGATGCGTTGATGGTCGATACCCTTGCAGGTACGAAAACTGATAACTTCATGCTTCACTACAACTTCCCTGCATACTCTGTAGGTGAAACAGGTCGTGAGTCTGGTCCTAAACGCCGTGAAATCGGTCATGGTCGTTTGGCACGTCGTGGTGTTCAAGCTGTTCTTCCTGCAGCTGACCGCTTCCCGTACGTCATCCGTATCGTATCTGACATCACTGAATCTAACGGTTCATCTTCAATGGCTTCTGTATGTGGTGCTTCATTGTCACTTATGGATGCAGGTGTTCCACTTAAAGCACCAGTTGCGGGTATCGCAATGGGTCTAGTGAAAGAAGGCGAACGTTTTGCCGTTCTTTCTGACATCTTGGGTGACGAAGATCACCTTGGTGACATGGACTTTAAAGTGGCAGGTTCTGCAAACGGTATTACTGCGCTTCAAATGGACATCAAGATCGAAGGTATTACTGAAGAGATCATGGAAGTTGCATTGAATCAAGCGTATGCAGGTCGTATGCACATCCTCAATGCAATGAACCAAGTGATTTCACGTGCGCGTCCTGAAATTTCAATGTTTGCTCCAACATTCCAAGTGATCAACATCAATCCTGATAAAATCCGTGATGTGATCGGTAAAGGTGGTGCAACCATTCGTCAAATCACAGAAGAAACCAAAGCTGCGATTGATATTGAAGACAATGGTACAGTACGTGTATTTGGTGAGTCTAAAGCGGCTGCTCAAGCTGCAATTGCAAAAATCCAAGCACTGACTGCTGAAGTTGAACCAGGTACAATTTATACAGGTAAAGTGATTCGTATCGTTGAATTCGGTGCGTTCGTGAATATCCTTCCAGGTACTGACGGTTTACTTCACATTTCTCAAATTTCAAATGAACGTGTCGCTAATGTGTCAGATGTTCTTGCTGAAGGTCAAGAAATCAAAGTACAAGTTGCTGATGTAGACAATCGTGGTCGTATCAAATTAACAATGAAAGACATTGCACAAGCTTAA
- a CDS encoding YdcH family protein: MFPEYRNLISQLKQDDAHFSRIFDEHNKLDHEIIRLEQDPITQGIDTIDVLKRKKLKLKEELYEILQKADQN; the protein is encoded by the coding sequence ATGTTTCCAGAATACCGCAATTTAATTAGTCAACTTAAGCAAGATGATGCCCATTTCTCTAGAATTTTTGATGAGCATAATAAGTTAGATCATGAAATCATTCGCTTAGAACAAGATCCTATCACTCAAGGAATTGATACGATTGATGTTTTAAAAAGAAAGAAACTCAAACTTAAAGAGGAATTATATGAAATTTTACAAAAAGCAGATCAAAATTAA
- a CDS encoding magnesium transporter CorA family protein, which produces MQTFYFFQPLEQSYICIQNQPVSLAEQQFIWIDCTREDVVNRSEDWQKEIFELTGIHLNEYHIRDILNLEHPCAFDAMEDYDLLIFRKLITPDDHILSGEAAVEQHESVFGLTSSPISFVITPHVLVSIHEKGNYAFESYLNRIMNIMTKDFEEQNKPRKLPATPLDLALRLLNSMIDGYLDLRKPLTRRVEYWQQDLLQGNRRFSKWHQLFQEMMVFQQIENLCEEQMDALQELRDEIVDNYSHFKGKKKSDKQDLMLVRVDDLSSHVERIQKYTSRLSSAIQAAINLHFSAISNQTNENMRILAIITAVFAPLTLLTGVYGMNFEFIPGLKSPIGFWLMLSAMLICTVALLVYFYRRHLVGRGERSVIDMLAQQHKNQHVNLLWFLDYEPIKQTMKEVEKITKLK; this is translated from the coding sequence ATGCAAACTTTTTATTTTTTTCAACCTTTAGAACAAAGCTATATTTGTATTCAAAATCAGCCTGTCTCTTTGGCAGAGCAACAATTTATTTGGATTGATTGTACGCGTGAAGATGTGGTGAATCGCAGTGAGGATTGGCAAAAAGAGATTTTTGAATTAACAGGGATTCATTTAAATGAATATCATATTCGTGACATTTTAAATCTTGAGCATCCATGTGCTTTTGATGCTATGGAAGATTATGATTTATTGATTTTTCGTAAACTTATTACGCCAGATGATCATATCTTGAGTGGGGAAGCCGCGGTTGAACAGCATGAAAGTGTATTTGGATTAACATCTTCTCCGATCAGTTTTGTCATTACACCGCATGTGTTGGTCAGTATTCATGAAAAGGGTAACTATGCTTTTGAAAGTTATTTAAACCGTATTATGAATATTATGACTAAAGATTTTGAGGAACAAAATAAACCTAGAAAACTACCTGCGACGCCTTTAGATTTAGCATTGCGTTTACTCAATAGTATGATTGATGGCTATTTAGATTTAAGAAAGCCACTGACGCGACGGGTTGAGTATTGGCAACAAGATTTGTTACAGGGTAATCGACGTTTTTCTAAATGGCATCAGCTTTTTCAAGAAATGATGGTTTTTCAACAGATTGAAAATTTATGTGAAGAACAAATGGATGCTTTACAGGAGCTACGCGATGAGATCGTGGATAATTATTCCCATTTTAAAGGCAAGAAAAAATCAGATAAACAAGATTTAATGTTAGTACGCGTTGATGATTTAAGTAGCCATGTAGAGCGAATTCAAAAATATACATCACGTTTAAGCAGTGCAATACAAGCAGCAATTAATTTACATTTTTCAGCGATATCTAACCAAACCAATGAAAATATGCGTATTTTGGCGATTATTACTGCTGTTTTTGCACCATTAACATTGCTGACAGGGGTGTATGGAATGAACTTTGAGTTTATTCCAGGCTTAAAAAGTCCGATCGGTTTTTGGTTGATGCTTTCTGCCATGTTGATTTGTACTGTTGCATTGCTAGTTTATTTTTATCGTAGACATTTGGTGGGACGTGGTGAAAGAAGTGTGATTGACATGTTGGCGCAACAACATAAAAATCAACACGTCAATCTGTTATGGTTTTTGGACTATGAGCCGATTAAACAAACCATGAAAGAAGTTGAAAAAATCACAAAACTGAAATAA
- a CDS encoding YdcH family protein — translation MNSKIINKKIKHMFPEHSELVNTLKDENPRFAKLFEEHDELDRTITHLELDPINHVHDDIEVLKRKKLKIKDELYLLLQKASVLPPK, via the coding sequence ATGAATTCCAAAATTATTAATAAGAAAATCAAACACATGTTTCCTGAACACAGTGAACTTGTAAATACGCTTAAAGATGAGAATCCACGATTTGCCAAGCTCTTTGAAGAGCATGATGAATTAGACAGAACCATCACGCATCTAGAGCTCGACCCAATTAATCATGTACATGATGATATCGAGGTTCTAAAGCGTAAAAAGCTTAAAATTAAAGATGAACTCTATCTACTTTTACAAAAAGCATCTGTATTGCCCCCCAAATAA